Proteins from one Halopseudomonas pelagia genomic window:
- a CDS encoding nitroreductase: protein MIDKASSVTQAMLSRRSVRAFTQQPVSGECIRRLLSTAARAPSGGNLQPWQIFVVGGDELTRLKAIMRERVQEAPRGEEPEYAVYPEELVSPYRDYRFQLGEDLYAELGIPRDDKAGRLAWFAQNYQFFDAPLALFCYVDRRMGPPQWSDLGMFLQSLMLLLREEGLDSCAQECWSLYHRTLADFLEPPEELMLFTGMSIGYADASAPANQLRSRRAPLDDFARFRGI, encoded by the coding sequence ATGATTGATAAAGCCAGCAGCGTTACCCAAGCCATGTTGTCACGTCGTTCGGTGCGCGCCTTCACTCAGCAGCCGGTCAGCGGTGAGTGCATTCGCCGGCTGCTAAGCACTGCAGCCCGCGCGCCCTCTGGCGGTAATCTGCAGCCCTGGCAGATCTTTGTGGTTGGCGGTGATGAGCTGACGCGTCTCAAGGCGATCATGCGTGAGCGTGTGCAAGAGGCGCCCCGGGGAGAAGAACCGGAGTATGCGGTGTACCCCGAGGAGCTGGTATCGCCCTACCGGGATTACCGTTTTCAGCTTGGCGAGGACCTTTACGCCGAGCTGGGCATTCCGCGGGATGACAAGGCCGGGCGCCTGGCCTGGTTCGCGCAGAACTATCAGTTCTTCGATGCGCCGTTGGCACTGTTCTGCTACGTCGACCGCCGAATGGGGCCGCCGCAGTGGTCGGACCTGGGCATGTTTCTGCAAAGCCTGATGCTGTTGCTGCGCGAAGAGGGTCTGGATTCCTGCGCGCAGGAGTGCTGGTCACTGTACCACCGCACTCTCGCGGATTTTCTTGAGCCGCCCGAAGAACTGATGCTGTTTACCGGCATGTCGATTGGTTATGCCGACGCCAGCGCCCCGGCCAATCAATTGCGCAGTCGCCGCGCACCACTTGATGATTTCGCGCGGTTTCGCGGGATCTAA
- a CDS encoding acyl-CoA thioesterase — MPDSKPTAGPAFECAITPRYTDLDTWRHVNNSRIYQLHQEARILAHIDRFGADAWFSDDVRIRPLRSITQYREVTWYGSDVQARVQVLSCEPDTYRVRSELSQNGQHVGSQECVMGAFVKGQRVDLPEHVREQLQAAAAGTAEALAPDDYIGVAKAAAQWPMRQQLSGRYADLDADSQRSEAALARYMEQARFGAIRGMDLGGLGILIAAADISFLHYRPGWKPVELGSGITRMGNTSFVFTGCAISEHGLQAVANSVMVVIDQASGRPAPLTEAIREQLTKLKL, encoded by the coding sequence ATGCCCGACTCCAAACCCACGGCCGGCCCGGCCTTTGAATGTGCCATTACCCCCCGCTATACCGATCTGGATACCTGGCGCCACGTCAACAATTCACGGATTTACCAGTTGCATCAGGAGGCGCGCATCCTCGCGCATATCGACCGCTTCGGCGCTGATGCATGGTTTTCCGACGATGTCAGAATCCGCCCGCTGCGCAGCATTACCCAGTACCGTGAGGTGACCTGGTACGGCAGTGATGTGCAGGCGCGCGTGCAGGTGCTCAGCTGCGAACCGGATACCTACCGGGTGCGCAGCGAGCTGTCGCAGAATGGTCAGCATGTCGGCTCGCAGGAGTGTGTGATGGGCGCCTTCGTCAAAGGCCAGCGGGTCGATCTGCCGGAGCATGTTCGCGAGCAGTTGCAGGCTGCTGCGGCTGGCACGGCCGAAGCGCTGGCGCCGGATGACTATATCGGGGTGGCCAAGGCTGCGGCTCAGTGGCCTATGCGCCAGCAGCTCAGCGGTCGTTATGCCGATCTGGATGCCGACAGCCAGCGCAGTGAAGCGGCACTGGCGCGCTATATGGAGCAGGCGCGGTTTGGCGCGATTCGCGGAATGGATCTGGGTGGTCTGGGTATTCTGATTGCCGCAGCCGACATTAGTTTTCTGCACTATCGCCCCGGCTGGAAGCCAGTGGAGCTGGGCTCGGGCATTACCCGCATGGGCAATACCTCATTCGTTTTCACTGGCTGCGCGATCAGCGAGCATGGCCTGCAGGCGGTGGCCAACAGTGTGATGGTGGTAATCGACCAGGCCAGTGGTCGCCCGGCACCGCTGACCGAAGCCATACGCGAGCAATTGACCAAACTGAAGTTGTAA
- a CDS encoding DUF4394 domain-containing protein, with protein MNTFNKLILATSLTLAAGTVSAASLLALGEDGKLYKIDSDALTVTASMDVEGADDLRGIDVRPANGNLYALGGGDQLYTVDLTSGAATAGAKLNMELPGSGQAVVDFNPVADRLRLLADDGTNFRVNVDTGEVITDGEVAYAEDGDYAGDSAKIVAGAYTNSYAGTEKTSLYNVDLATGNLMLQDPPNDGVQKTVGELAKGLDGAAMDIASDGKGGNVAYVLTGTTLHTVNLETGAPTTLGEVADLPDDIIDIAVLPAM; from the coding sequence ATGAATACTTTCAATAAACTGATCCTGGCTACTTCTTTGACTCTTGCTGCCGGTACCGTCAGCGCGGCCAGCCTTTTGGCCCTGGGTGAAGATGGCAAGCTGTATAAAATCGACAGTGACGCACTGACCGTAACCGCCAGCATGGACGTCGAAGGCGCCGATGATCTGCGCGGCATCGATGTGCGCCCGGCCAATGGCAACCTGTATGCCCTGGGCGGTGGTGATCAGCTGTACACCGTTGATCTGACCTCCGGTGCAGCTACCGCTGGCGCAAAACTGAATATGGAACTGCCCGGCAGCGGCCAGGCGGTAGTGGACTTCAACCCGGTGGCCGACCGCCTGCGTCTGCTGGCTGATGATGGCACCAACTTCCGCGTCAATGTCGACACTGGTGAAGTGATCACCGATGGCGAAGTGGCCTACGCCGAAGACGGCGACTACGCAGGTGACAGCGCTAAGATCGTCGCGGGCGCTTACACCAACTCCTACGCCGGTACCGAGAAGACCTCGCTGTATAACGTTGATCTGGCGACTGGTAATCTGATGCTGCAGGATCCGCCGAATGATGGCGTGCAGAAGACCGTAGGTGAGTTGGCCAAGGGCCTGGACGGTGCAGCGATGGATATCGCCAGCGACGGCAAGGGCGGTAATGTTGCCTATGTATTGACCGGCACCACTCTGCACACGGTGAACCTGGAAACTGGCGCACCGACCACCCTGGGTGAAGTGGCTGATCTGCCGGACGATATCATCGATATCGCCGTACTCCCGGCCATGTAA
- a CDS encoding anti-sigma factor domain-containing protein, with amino-acid sequence MIPTSPADRRALIGEYVLGLLGEPEATEVRELIEADKDAARMALEWERHLLELADELPAQTPAPNTWERIQQSLGWMPAENGRSTASPAARWWNSLGLWRLTTGALALLVLLSWLPGVLRDQAPAGATYTAVLQEPGESASPGWVVNIDAEGTLSLVSLVEDQIPEDRSVQFWTLIDPADGPRSLGLIEPGEQVTLNAEQIGAVQAGQLFELTLEPAGGSPLDRPTGEVLYIGRAVLTASN; translated from the coding sequence ATGATTCCAACATCACCCGCAGATCGCCGTGCGTTGATCGGCGAATATGTTCTGGGGCTGCTCGGCGAACCGGAAGCGACTGAAGTCCGTGAGCTGATCGAGGCCGACAAGGATGCCGCACGCATGGCGCTGGAGTGGGAACGGCATTTGCTGGAACTGGCCGATGAGCTGCCAGCGCAAACACCCGCGCCCAATACCTGGGAGCGCATACAGCAGAGCCTTGGCTGGATGCCGGCGGAGAATGGCCGGTCAACGGCTTCACCCGCTGCACGCTGGTGGAACAGCCTCGGCCTCTGGCGTTTGACCACTGGCGCACTGGCGCTGCTGGTGTTGCTCAGTTGGCTACCGGGTGTGCTGCGCGACCAGGCTCCCGCTGGCGCAACCTATACCGCCGTGCTGCAGGAGCCGGGCGAGTCTGCCAGCCCGGGCTGGGTGGTGAATATCGATGCTGAGGGTACGCTGAGCCTGGTGTCTCTGGTTGAAGATCAGATCCCCGAAGACCGCTCGGTGCAGTTCTGGACACTGATCGACCCTGCGGACGGTCCACGTTCTTTGGGCCTGATCGAGCCGGGTGAACAGGTCACGCTGAATGCCGAGCAGATTGGTGCGGTGCAGGCCGGACAACTGTTCGAGCTGACCCTGGAGCCGGCAGGCGGCTCGCCATTGGATCGGCCGACTGGCGAGGTGTTGTACATCGGCCGAGCAGTGCTGACAGCGAGCAACTAA
- a CDS encoding sigma-70 family RNA polymerase sigma factor: protein MADNGFDYDSVLEACARRDKAAFARLYQQEAGQMLGLAITLLGRRDHAEDCLHDAFVKIWSNADRFDRTLGQGRAWIYSILRYRALNQLRSRGRLVSADDGFIEQMADDSPQAEEHMAQQWQGKQLRRCLQQLERPRRHPILLAFYRGLTHDQIAERLTIPLGTIKGRIRAGLRALQECLQA, encoded by the coding sequence ATGGCGGATAACGGATTTGATTACGACAGCGTGCTGGAAGCCTGTGCACGCAGGGACAAGGCAGCCTTTGCGCGGCTATATCAACAGGAGGCCGGGCAGATGCTCGGCTTGGCGATCACTCTGCTGGGCCGCCGCGACCATGCCGAGGACTGCCTGCATGACGCCTTCGTCAAGATCTGGAGTAACGCGGACCGCTTTGATCGGACGCTGGGTCAGGGGCGGGCCTGGATCTACAGCATTCTGCGCTACCGAGCGTTGAACCAGTTGCGCAGCCGCGGTCGGCTGGTGAGTGCTGACGATGGCTTTATCGAGCAGATGGCGGATGACAGTCCGCAAGCCGAGGAGCATATGGCGCAGCAGTGGCAAGGCAAGCAACTGCGTCGCTGCCTGCAGCAGCTCGAGCGTCCGCGCCGCCACCCGATACTGCTGGCATTTTATCGCGGCTTGACCCATGACCAGATCGCCGAGCGCCTGACCATCCCGTTGGGCACCATCAAGGGCCGTATTCGCGCTGGATTACGCGCATTGCAGGAGTGTTTGCAAGCATGA
- a CDS encoding Na+/H+ antiporter subunit E — MPPESNSASLSSMPSPMPAPASRPARSRTRQLLGFLLSLGAWLVLWALLSGNQGWAFGTPLAVLAACVSWQVRLHAEPVHLKHLPAFLGFFLAELFVGGWDVARRAWHPRLPIKPQWVRYQMSSTEPRVQLLLSAMVGLLPGTLASHFDGQTLHLHALDHRQNWHETIARLERKLDRLLKKSDP, encoded by the coding sequence GTGCCCCCAGAATCCAACAGCGCGTCGCTCTCTTCAATGCCATCGCCAATGCCCGCCCCAGCCTCCCGCCCGGCTAGATCGCGTACCAGGCAATTGCTCGGCTTTTTGCTAAGTCTGGGAGCCTGGCTAGTATTGTGGGCGCTGCTCAGCGGCAACCAGGGCTGGGCATTCGGGACGCCTTTGGCTGTTCTTGCGGCCTGCGTCAGTTGGCAGGTAAGGCTGCATGCCGAACCTGTGCATCTGAAACATCTTCCCGCCTTTCTCGGCTTTTTCCTCGCTGAACTTTTTGTTGGCGGCTGGGACGTCGCCCGCCGTGCATGGCATCCACGCCTGCCGATCAAGCCACAATGGGTGCGCTACCAGATGTCCAGCACCGAGCCGCGGGTACAGTTGTTGCTTTCGGCCATGGTCGGATTGTTACCCGGCACCTTGGCGTCGCACTTCGACGGCCAGACGTTACACCTGCATGCCCTGGACCATCGGCAGAACTGGCACGAAACCATAGCGCGGCTGGAACGCAAGCTCGACCGGTTGCTCAAGAAGTCTGATCCATGA
- a CDS encoding monovalent cation/H+ antiporter complex subunit F: MTWLASILLLSVGAGLWRAWRGPTQADRLMAVQLFGTSGAATLMLLAQAQNMPALLNAALVLALLAAVVCAALVQLLRRRHD; this comes from the coding sequence ATGACCTGGCTGGCAAGCATCCTTCTGCTCAGCGTCGGTGCGGGCCTGTGGCGAGCCTGGCGCGGCCCCACGCAGGCTGACCGGTTGATGGCGGTGCAACTATTCGGCACCAGTGGGGCGGCGACTCTGATGCTCCTGGCTCAGGCGCAAAATATGCCAGCCTTACTGAATGCGGCCCTGGTTTTGGCACTGCTCGCTGCAGTGGTCTGCGCCGCGCTGGTCCAGCTGCTGAGGAGACGTCATGACTGA
- a CDS encoding cation:proton antiporter: MTEWLIWLSWPLLLAGMFFFISGTLGVLRFPDVYSRLHAVTKADTLGLGLLAAGLALRSDGWQPALLMLLIWLLVMVSSATACQLLARHQREFDSDGGAETSASQKPEEQHDQR, translated from the coding sequence ATGACTGAGTGGCTGATCTGGCTCAGTTGGCCATTGTTGCTAGCGGGAATGTTCTTTTTCATTTCCGGCACACTCGGCGTGTTGCGCTTTCCCGACGTATACAGCCGCCTGCATGCTGTGACCAAGGCGGACACTCTGGGGCTGGGGCTGCTGGCCGCCGGTTTGGCTCTGCGCAGCGACGGCTGGCAGCCGGCATTGTTGATGCTGCTGATCTGGCTACTAGTGATGGTTTCGAGCGCGACCGCTTGCCAGTTATTGGCGCGTCACCAGCGCGAATTCGATAGCGATGGCGGTGCCGAGACCAGTGCCAGCCAGAAGCCTGAGGAGCAGCATGATCAACGCTGA
- a CDS encoding hydrogenase subunit MbhD domain-containing protein, with amino-acid sequence MINADLLFDLTLILLLLGLAVAAIHAPKLYTSIVMFIVFGLMLALTWARLGATDLALAEAGIGAGLIGVMLLSAMGRSPPEPASRSRPLQHIASLTLAVLVLLLLTRAAIPLLDASPLLPQQVAQELDNSGVSHPVTAVLLNFRAWDTLLELVVLLLALLGVRQLQPSTGPRPQAWPLLVAWSRVIAPLVVMVGGYLLWSGSHAPGGAFQAGVVLAAGVVTLRLSGLLPNIGWHQWPLRALVLVGVALFSLVAATSAWLGEGWLAYPREWSGGLILSIEIAATLSIAAALTLLVIGDTEELAA; translated from the coding sequence ATGATCAACGCTGACCTTTTGTTCGATCTGACGTTGATTCTGCTGTTACTGGGGCTCGCAGTAGCGGCCATTCATGCTCCGAAGCTTTACACCAGCATAGTGATGTTCATCGTCTTCGGTTTGATGCTGGCGCTGACCTGGGCGCGGCTGGGCGCGACGGACCTGGCGCTGGCCGAAGCCGGAATTGGTGCAGGACTGATCGGCGTCATGCTGCTCAGCGCCATGGGCCGCAGCCCTCCAGAGCCAGCTTCCCGATCACGGCCGCTTCAACATATCGCCAGCCTGACGCTGGCTGTACTGGTGTTGTTACTGCTGACCCGGGCGGCCATCCCCTTGCTGGATGCCTCACCCCTCCTGCCACAACAGGTCGCGCAGGAACTGGACAACAGCGGTGTCAGCCACCCGGTAACGGCGGTGCTGCTGAACTTCCGCGCCTGGGATACCTTGCTGGAGCTGGTGGTACTCTTGCTGGCGCTGCTTGGGGTGCGCCAGTTGCAGCCATCCACCGGCCCACGACCGCAAGCCTGGCCTTTACTGGTTGCCTGGAGCCGTGTGATCGCGCCGTTAGTGGTCATGGTCGGGGGCTATCTGCTCTGGAGCGGCAGCCATGCACCCGGCGGGGCCTTTCAGGCTGGGGTAGTTCTGGCCGCTGGCGTGGTGACGCTCCGCCTGAGCGGGCTACTGCCCAACATCGGCTGGCATCAATGGCCGTTGCGCGCGCTGGTGCTTGTGGGTGTGGCGCTGTTCAGCCTGGTTGCCGCGACCAGCGCCTGGCTGGGCGAGGGCTGGCTGGCTTATCCGCGAGAGTGGAGCGGCGGGCTTATTCTGTCGATTGAGATTGCCGCGACGCTATCCATCGCTGCGGCGCTGACATTGCTGGTGATCGGTGATACCGAGGAGCTGGCCGCATGA
- a CDS encoding NADH-quinone oxidoreductase subunit K — MTHTLLYLLTGLALWLLGLHGLLSQRHALRRIIAVNIMGSGVFMLMVALANRVQPIDPVLQALVVTGLVVAASATAFALRLATASADSSDQEPQ; from the coding sequence ATGACGCATACCCTTTTGTATCTCCTGACCGGACTTGCTCTGTGGCTGCTCGGCTTGCATGGACTGCTCAGCCAGCGGCATGCGCTGCGGCGTATTATCGCCGTCAACATAATGGGCAGCGGCGTGTTTATGCTGATGGTCGCGCTGGCCAACCGCGTACAACCGATTGACCCGGTATTGCAGGCGTTGGTGGTCACCGGTCTGGTCGTCGCGGCCAGCGCCACCGCCTTCGCGTTGCGGCTGGCTACCGCCAGTGCGGATAGCTCCGATCAGGAGCCACAATGA
- a CDS encoding complex I subunit 5 family protein: MNFALLSLLIPLTTSLLLLLLRSRAGALVILANTLSLAAAGFALYSVIEQGTQQLALGGWDTPLGIRFELSPLTAVLLVFTALVHLLVAVYAERSRHSQTRDTDFWPLSCLLHASLAALWLSRDLFNWYVTLELLGLVAVAMVILSGRKAHVPALRYLLLSLAASLCYLLGVALLYGEYGVLDLTLLAEVTSNTATTQMALTLITLGLMLKAAFWPLHLWLPAAHAAAPTAVSALLSALVVKGPLFILWLLWSRIAPVEFAQQAGLLFALAGIIALVAGGWSALRTPWLKVLVAYSTVAQLGYALLALGLLLHWQQRELSIALWLFVLAHGLAKVSMFLAAGEMQATLGSKRVSSLKGASQTMPLAMFAFAVAGGSLVGLPPSGGFVAKWVLLQPLFSDPANWPWAFGVLLGTLASAAYVFRVVAIAFDRADPTPPNYDPDAFAQWLAMLPAVVVWAMALFSEPLIIWFTEVGL; encoded by the coding sequence ATGAATTTCGCATTGCTCAGCCTGCTGATTCCGCTGACGACCAGTCTGCTGTTGTTGCTTTTGCGCTCGCGTGCCGGCGCGCTGGTGATTCTGGCCAATACGCTCAGCCTGGCTGCAGCGGGCTTTGCCTTGTACTCGGTAATTGAACAGGGCACCCAGCAACTGGCGCTGGGCGGGTGGGATACGCCGCTGGGCATTCGCTTCGAACTCAGCCCGCTGACCGCGGTACTGCTGGTGTTCACCGCCCTGGTCCACCTGCTGGTGGCGGTATATGCCGAACGCAGCCGTCATAGCCAGACTCGTGATACCGACTTCTGGCCGCTCTCATGCCTGCTGCACGCCAGCCTTGCGGCGCTATGGCTGTCGCGCGACCTGTTCAACTGGTATGTCACCCTGGAGCTGCTCGGGCTGGTCGCCGTGGCCATGGTGATTCTCTCCGGACGCAAGGCTCACGTCCCCGCGTTGCGCTATCTGCTGCTCTCGCTGGCTGCCTCGTTGTGTTACCTGCTCGGCGTGGCCTTGCTGTATGGCGAATATGGGGTGTTGGATCTGACCTTGCTGGCCGAGGTAACCAGCAACACCGCCACCACACAAATGGCGCTGACGCTGATCACTCTGGGCCTGATGCTCAAGGCCGCGTTCTGGCCCTTGCACCTGTGGCTACCGGCCGCGCATGCCGCGGCACCAACTGCCGTCAGCGCGTTGCTCTCGGCGCTGGTGGTCAAGGGGCCGCTGTTTATTCTGTGGCTATTATGGAGCCGCATCGCGCCGGTCGAGTTTGCCCAACAGGCAGGGTTGCTATTTGCGCTGGCGGGTATTATCGCGCTGGTGGCCGGTGGCTGGTCGGCGCTGCGTACACCCTGGCTGAAAGTGCTGGTCGCCTACTCGACGGTGGCCCAGCTGGGCTATGCGTTACTTGCGCTGGGCCTGTTGCTGCATTGGCAACAAAGAGAACTATCGATTGCCCTGTGGCTGTTCGTGCTGGCTCACGGGCTGGCCAAGGTCAGCATGTTTCTGGCCGCAGGCGAGATGCAGGCCACCCTGGGCAGCAAGCGCGTCAGCTCGCTCAAGGGCGCCAGCCAAACCATGCCGCTAGCGATGTTCGCCTTTGCCGTGGCGGGCGGTAGTCTGGTCGGCCTGCCGCCCAGCGGCGGCTTTGTCGCCAAGTGGGTGCTGCTGCAACCGCTGTTCAGCGATCCGGCCAACTGGCCGTGGGCCTTTGGCGTGCTGCTCGGCACGCTGGCCAGCGCCGCCTACGTCTTTCGCGTGGTGGCCATTGCCTTTGATCGCGCCGATCCCACGCCGCCGAATTATGACCCGGATGCATTTGCCCAGTGGCTGGCGATGTTGCCCGCCGTGGTGGTCTGGGCCATGGCGCTGTTCAGTGAACCGCTGATCATCTGGTTTACGGAGGTGGGCCTGTGA
- a CDS encoding proton-conducting transporter membrane subunit translates to MNLSWTTLLPLLIILSSLIPGLIIFSLREDQVRLRITLNLTGAMLKLSLVGLMLLGVSQGLEFRFSVPFLPGGGLVLQGDALALQFITLSSILWLATTIYAIGYLEDSPLRSRFFGYFSLCVSATVGVALAGNLVTFLLFYELLTLATFPLVVHRGTAEALRAGRIYLSYTLGGGAFLLMGVALLHSLTGSQDFVPGGYLQPLLQNHNASLMLAFGLLIAGLGVKAALLPLHGWLPQAMVAPAPVSALLHAVAVVKAGAFGIVRVVYDVYGVEPMQALGLSVPLMALAAATILYGSFKALQQREIKKRLAYSTISQVSYITLGVAMLGPIAGVGALVHLVHQGLMKVTLFYCAGNFAETLGIHHIREMDGVGRRMPLTMSAFTLGALGMIGVPPTAGFISKWYLGYGALDAGHAWVVLVFVLSGLLNAAYFLPLLYRGWFAKAPTTWPAESNLGTGKPGWGETHWMLLAPVMFIAALALLVGIFAGTTLSPLSWSQLIINREFGL, encoded by the coding sequence GTGAACCTGTCGTGGACCACGCTATTACCGCTGCTGATCATTCTCAGTTCGCTGATACCCGGGCTGATCATTTTCAGCCTGCGCGAGGATCAGGTCCGCCTGCGTATCACCTTGAACCTGACAGGTGCGATGCTCAAACTCAGCCTGGTAGGCTTGATGTTGCTCGGCGTCAGCCAGGGCTTGGAATTCCGTTTCAGCGTCCCCTTTCTACCCGGCGGTGGGCTGGTACTGCAGGGCGATGCGCTGGCATTGCAGTTCATTACTCTGTCTTCCATCCTCTGGTTGGCGACGACCATCTACGCTATCGGCTACCTGGAAGACTCGCCGCTGCGCTCGCGCTTCTTCGGCTACTTCAGCCTGTGCGTCAGCGCTACCGTCGGAGTGGCGCTGGCCGGCAACCTGGTGACCTTCCTGCTGTTTTACGAGCTGTTGACGCTGGCGACCTTCCCGCTGGTAGTACATCGGGGCACAGCTGAGGCGCTGCGCGCCGGGCGCATCTATCTGAGTTACACGCTAGGCGGTGGCGCATTTTTGCTGATGGGTGTGGCGCTGCTGCACAGTTTGACCGGCAGCCAGGATTTCGTCCCGGGCGGCTACCTGCAGCCGCTGCTGCAAAACCACAACGCCAGCCTGATGCTCGCCTTCGGATTGTTGATCGCCGGTCTGGGCGTCAAAGCTGCGTTGTTGCCACTGCATGGCTGGCTACCACAGGCCATGGTCGCACCGGCCCCGGTCAGCGCGCTGCTGCATGCGGTGGCCGTGGTCAAGGCCGGCGCCTTTGGCATTGTGCGCGTGGTTTACGATGTTTACGGTGTGGAGCCCATGCAGGCGCTCGGGCTGAGTGTGCCGCTGATGGCGCTGGCCGCAGCGACGATCCTGTACGGTTCGTTCAAGGCTTTGCAGCAGCGCGAAATCAAGAAGCGCCTGGCCTACTCGACGATCAGTCAGGTGTCTTACATCACCTTGGGTGTGGCCATGCTCGGCCCTATCGCAGGAGTCGGCGCGCTGGTCCACCTGGTGCATCAGGGGCTGATGAAGGTCACCTTGTTTTATTGCGCCGGCAACTTCGCCGAAACCCTGGGTATCCACCATATTCGCGAGATGGACGGTGTCGGCCGGCGCATGCCGCTGACCATGAGCGCGTTCACCCTGGGCGCGCTGGGGATGATCGGTGTACCACCCACCGCGGGCTTTATCAGCAAATGGTACCTGGGCTATGGCGCGCTGGATGCCGGCCATGCCTGGGTGGTGCTGGTGTTCGTGCTGTCCGGCTTGCTCAACGCGGCCTACTTCCTGCCGCTGCTGTACCGCGGCTGGTTTGCCAAAGCGCCGACAACCTGGCCGGCTGAATCCAATCTGGGTACCGGCAAGCCCGGTTGGGGCGAGACCCACTGGATGTTGCTCGCGCCCGTGATGTTCATTGCTGCGCTGGCATTGTTGGTGGGCATCTTTGCCGGTACTACGCTGAGTCCGCTATCCTGGAGTCAACTGATCATCAACCGGGAGTTCGGTTTATGA
- a CDS encoding complex I subunit 5 family protein: MTPLWWIVVPLIPLLAGVLLWLRPERVAPWYWLACIPALLLSIWPAPALELSLLWPGASWGADDLLARAWLGFSAVLWACASRFAVADLNDGRRLQRFWLFWLLSLTGNLLLVIAQDAASFYIGFTLMSLSAYGLVVHLRGPAPRQAGRIYLQLAVLGEMLIYAGMLLRMHEAGGLLDFADWQSIPIGATTAALLLVGFGLKAGFWPLHVWLPLAHPAAPAAASAVLSGAMIKAGILGIWRFLPAQDALLQHWAVWLLAIGAISTFYGVLLGLLQHKAKAALAYSSVSQIGYLLIILALGWHQPEARPAAALMLALYGVHHGLAKGALFMGAGLSAHGRLKGWHWILMAIPALALAGLPFTSGAAIKVLLKDSVKSSLPEIWLTVLSIGSLATLLVVARALWLMRQAQQANELPVAQTSQILPWSLLCIMPVTLPWLWPDMREALLHSLPGYALWAATWPLALGLALSLMAIRFNWRIPAALEHLPNPARAASIRFKRWMSRPPKPAPTPANRAQRWRDLERRWNRFVQPDAVAASAWLIAGLLLLGWLS; this comes from the coding sequence ATGACCCCCCTGTGGTGGATAGTTGTTCCGCTTATTCCCTTATTGGCTGGGGTGTTGCTGTGGCTGCGGCCAGAACGTGTCGCGCCCTGGTATTGGTTAGCCTGCATCCCGGCACTATTGCTGAGCATCTGGCCGGCGCCGGCGCTGGAATTGTCGCTGCTCTGGCCTGGCGCCAGCTGGGGCGCCGATGACCTGCTGGCGCGTGCGTGGCTAGGCTTCAGTGCGGTGTTGTGGGCCTGCGCCAGCCGCTTTGCGGTAGCGGACCTGAACGACGGCCGGCGTCTGCAGCGCTTCTGGCTGTTCTGGCTGCTCTCGCTGACCGGCAATCTGTTGCTGGTGATCGCTCAGGATGCCGCCAGTTTCTATATCGGTTTCACTCTGATGAGCCTCAGCGCCTACGGGCTGGTAGTGCATCTGCGCGGCCCAGCGCCCCGTCAGGCCGGGCGCATTTACCTGCAGCTCGCGGTGCTCGGCGAAATGCTGATCTATGCCGGGATGCTGCTGCGCATGCATGAAGCTGGCGGTTTGCTCGATTTTGCCGACTGGCAGAGCATCCCCATCGGCGCTACGACCGCGGCTCTACTGCTTGTCGGGTTTGGCCTGAAGGCGGGCTTCTGGCCGCTGCATGTGTGGCTGCCACTGGCCCATCCAGCGGCTCCCGCCGCCGCCAGTGCGGTGCTCTCCGGCGCCATGATCAAAGCCGGGATACTCGGTATCTGGCGCTTTTTACCGGCGCAGGATGCGCTGCTGCAACACTGGGCTGTCTGGTTGCTGGCCATCGGCGCGATCAGTACCTTTTACGGTGTGCTGCTCGGACTGCTGCAACATAAAGCCAAGGCTGCCCTGGCTTACTCGTCGGTCAGCCAGATTGGCTATCTGCTGATCATCCTCGCCCTTGGCTGGCACCAGCCTGAAGCCCGACCAGCCGCTGCTTTGATGTTGGCGCTGTATGGCGTACACCATGGCCTGGCCAAGGGCGCGCTGTTTATGGGCGCCGGACTGAGTGCGCACGGGCGGCTCAAAGGCTGGCACTGGATCTTGATGGCCATACCCGCGCTGGCGTTGGCCGGCTTGCCATTCACCAGCGGCGCAGCGATCAAGGTATTGCTCAAGGACAGCGTCAAGAGCAGCCTGCCGGAAATCTGGCTGACCGTGCTCAGCATTGGCTCCTTGGCGACGCTGCTGGTGGTGGCGCGCGCACTCTGGCTGATGCGCCAGGCCCAACAGGCTAATGAGCTACCGGTCGCGCAGACCAGTCAGATTTTGCCCTGGAGCTTGCTCTGCATCATGCCAGTTACGCTGCCCTGGCTGTGGCCTGACATGCGCGAAGCGCTACTGCATAGCCTGCCTGGCTATGCGCTCTGGGCCGCCACCTGGCCGTTGGCGCTGGGCTTGGCGTTGAGCCTGATGGCCATTCGGTTCAACTGGCGTATACCCGCAGCCCTGGAGCATCTGCCGAATCCCGCCAGAGCGGCATCAATCCGCTTTAAACGCTGGATGAGTCGCCCGCCCAAACCAGCCCCGACTCCGGCGAACCGAGCACAACGCTGGCGCGATCTGGAGCGCCGCTGGAATCGCTTTGTTCAACCTGACGCGGTGGCCGCCAGCGCCTGGCTGATAGCTGGGCTACTGCTGCTCGGATGGCTTAGCTGA